One segment of Chitinivorax tropicus DNA contains the following:
- the tssF gene encoding type VI secretion system baseplate subunit TssF produces MDDLLPYYESELTLLKRHAREFAEQYPKIANRLLMAGETVEDPHVERLIQAFALLAARVHKKLEDDYPEFTAALFEVLYPQYLRPFPACSIARFGAATAGQVTATVCMLRGTMLNSRPIKGVPVKFRTAYDVHLSPISLNHVAFKPYLSPPAGTSLPPRSNASLTFTLTGDSDQAGLESLDLDRLRVFIDAEPSLVSLLREVIFQLSVGAAIEVGLGPWKMLPGKVCQPVGFSADEALLGDDARSHAAYRLLIEYLTFPEKFNFFDIDLAALRRWIPPRTRSLKLHLLLDTASQPDTFERLMEQVNASHFQLFCTPVVNLFELRGEPIRVDHRKVQYPVVPDARRASAFEVYAIDSVDQVRESAAGVEIHPFQPFYSLKHSRSQSKGRYWHLSRDERVANRSPGHEYEIMVVDEYFDPSVEQEETLSIQLRCTNRDLPSQMPVGLAEGDLFMEGGSSTRTIQLLRKPTATYRFSHTGDGSWRLISALSLNHLSLVEQGGDALREILALYNLPGNSQNRRLIEGIEQVSTRGVTTRMAGNPFPTFVKGVEVRISVSPGNFVGTGVWLFAQIMSRFLGLYVHLNNFVQVVVVNAATGEVLHTCEPCSGDITLL; encoded by the coding sequence ATGGATGACCTACTACCATATTATGAAAGCGAGCTGACGCTACTGAAGCGCCACGCTCGTGAATTTGCTGAGCAATATCCGAAAATTGCCAATCGTCTGCTGATGGCAGGCGAAACTGTTGAAGATCCGCATGTCGAACGATTGATCCAGGCTTTCGCGCTGCTTGCTGCACGTGTCCATAAAAAGCTGGAGGATGACTATCCCGAATTCACGGCTGCGCTGTTCGAGGTGCTCTACCCTCAGTATCTGAGGCCCTTTCCAGCGTGCTCGATTGCTCGGTTTGGGGCCGCTACTGCGGGGCAGGTGACTGCTACAGTATGCATGCTACGCGGAACCATGCTGAACTCCCGCCCGATCAAAGGCGTGCCGGTCAAGTTCCGTACGGCCTATGATGTGCACCTCAGCCCGATCAGTTTGAACCATGTGGCATTCAAGCCTTATCTGTCCCCCCCGGCGGGCACCAGCTTGCCCCCCCGTAGCAATGCATCCCTGACATTCACCCTGACCGGGGATTCTGATCAGGCGGGGTTGGAGTCGTTGGATCTCGATCGACTACGGGTATTCATCGATGCAGAGCCGTCATTGGTTTCGCTGCTGCGAGAGGTGATTTTTCAGCTGTCGGTTGGTGCCGCCATCGAAGTCGGACTGGGGCCCTGGAAGATGTTGCCCGGCAAGGTGTGCCAGCCGGTGGGGTTCAGTGCGGATGAGGCTTTGCTGGGTGATGATGCCCGCTCACATGCTGCATACCGCCTACTGATCGAATATCTGACCTTTCCGGAAAAATTCAATTTCTTCGACATTGATCTGGCGGCGTTACGTCGATGGATTCCGCCCCGGACACGGAGTCTGAAGCTGCATCTGTTACTGGATACGGCTTCCCAGCCCGATACATTCGAGCGGCTGATGGAGCAGGTCAATGCTTCGCATTTCCAGCTCTTCTGTACGCCGGTGGTCAATCTGTTTGAGCTACGTGGTGAGCCGATCCGCGTAGATCATCGCAAGGTGCAGTACCCTGTGGTGCCCGATGCACGTCGAGCTTCCGCATTTGAAGTCTATGCAATCGACTCGGTGGATCAGGTGCGGGAGTCTGCGGCGGGTGTCGAGATCCATCCATTTCAGCCTTTTTACTCGCTCAAGCATAGCCGTAGCCAATCCAAAGGTCGGTACTGGCATCTATCCCGGGACGAACGGGTTGCCAATCGCAGCCCTGGCCATGAATATGAAATCATGGTGGTGGATGAATATTTCGATCCCTCTGTCGAGCAAGAGGAAACGCTCAGTATCCAGCTGCGCTGCACCAATCGGGACTTGCCGTCGCAGATGCCGGTTGGCCTTGCGGAGGGGGATCTGTTCATGGAAGGGGGCTCCAGCACGCGTACCATCCAGCTGTTGCGCAAACCGACCGCAACCTATCGCTTCAGTCATACCGGTGATGGCAGTTGGCGATTGATTTCCGCTTTGTCATTGAATCATCTTTCATTGGTTGAGCAAGGCGGGGATGCTTTGCGGGAGATCCTGGCGCTGTACAACCTGCCGGGAAACAGCCAGAACCGGCGTCTGATCGAGGGTATCGAACAGGTATCCACGCGAGGCGTGACCACTCGCATGGCGGGCAATCCCTTCCCGACCTTTGTGAAGGGTGTGGAAGTGCGTATCAGCGTATCACCTGGGAATTTTGTCGGCACCGGGGTGTGGTTGTTTGCGCAGATCATGTCACGGTTCCTAGGTTTGTATGTCCATCTCAACAACTTCGTGCAGGTGGTGGTGGTGAATGCTGCCACTGGCGAGGTACTTCATACCTGTGAACCATGCAGCGGCGATATTACACTCCTGTGA
- the tssE gene encoding type VI secretion system baseplate subunit TssE, protein MQRGFAPTLFEKLFDDEPKVPSEVNPLRRLNVEQLKESVAKDLEALLNSRRGFGGELESFPQAKQSILSFGIIDFVGMSLSNPDDCHRICSALEETIYAHEMRLQNVKVSLDAAKGSTNSLVFSISALLVVHPAQEPVSFDAFLQPTTQQYSVNQARRIRA, encoded by the coding sequence ATACAGCGTGGTTTCGCTCCAACCTTGTTCGAAAAGTTGTTTGATGACGAGCCGAAAGTGCCGTCGGAGGTGAACCCATTGCGCCGGTTGAATGTGGAGCAGCTGAAAGAGTCCGTAGCCAAGGATCTGGAAGCCCTGCTGAACAGTCGCCGTGGTTTCGGGGGTGAGCTGGAGTCCTTCCCGCAAGCCAAGCAGTCCATTCTGAGCTTTGGCATCATCGACTTTGTCGGGATGAGTCTGTCGAATCCGGATGACTGTCACCGCATTTGCTCGGCATTGGAAGAAACGATTTACGCGCACGAAATGCGCTTGCAGAATGTCAAAGTGTCGCTGGATGCCGCCAAGGGCAGCACCAATTCACTGGTATTCTCGATCAGCGCTCTGCTGGTGGTTCACCCGGCGCAGGAGCCAGTCAGTTTCGATGCCTTCTTGCAGCCGACTACGCAGCAATACTCTGTCAATCAGGCACGTCGTATACGGGCATAA
- a CDS encoding Hcp family type VI secretion system effector: protein MKDVYLKFAGKFKIDGEARDKDHDKWLEIESWSHMIRQPKSATASSAGGHTAERCEHGDMVFVKDLDQTSPKLWEACSAGHTFDEVTIDFMRADGANRVKYLEIKLKHVLISSVTPSVANEGIPSETFALKYAAIQWTYTAQGVEGGAKGNTNGAWSLAKNTNQYTV, encoded by the coding sequence ATGAAAGACGTATACCTGAAGTTTGCTGGTAAGTTCAAGATTGATGGCGAGGCCCGTGATAAAGATCACGACAAATGGCTGGAAATCGAAAGCTGGTCACACATGATTCGCCAGCCCAAGTCTGCCACTGCTTCGAGCGCCGGCGGCCATACCGCTGAGCGTTGCGAGCATGGTGACATGGTTTTCGTCAAAGATCTCGATCAAACTTCCCCCAAGCTGTGGGAAGCCTGCTCGGCTGGTCACACATTTGACGAAGTGACCATCGATTTCATGCGTGCTGACGGTGCCAACCGTGTCAAATACCTCGAAATCAAACTGAAGCATGTTTTGATTTCCAGCGTGACACCTAGCGTTGCCAACGAAGGTATCCCGAGCGAAACCTTTGCACTGAAATATGCTGCCATTCAATGGACTTACACCGCTCAGGGCGTTGAAGGCGGTGCGAAGGGCAATACCAATGGTGCTTGGAGCTTGGCGAAGAACACCAACCAATACACTGTTTGA
- the tssG gene encoding type VI secretion system baseplate subunit TssG: protein MQRRYYTPVIDRLTGEPERFEFYQSVRLLTGMLARRHQMPANRIVGDWVRFHGSLKLTFPPSEVERLDDLAAGEEATRKTSARYVMTPTFFGLTGPTGVLPRFYTEMLVERELLYRDRAAKAFLDVFANRLTTLFYRAWQKYRLPIRHEIEPRRGYLPELLRLAGVHFDSNAPDRQNLCDELSDEVFAEYAGVLRHQPVSAVNISRVLGDFFEVCVKAEQFVGRWFELDDSQVTKLGGECATLGVSAFCGGRVWQRDQRVKLMIGPLKLDDFRRFLPNGHNMRAMAKLLKYWCGYTCEWEVELILRKEDVQPVQIVSSGLGAMLGRDSFLVSKPAEQDLTEARYELVF from the coding sequence ATGCAGCGGCGATATTACACTCCTGTGATCGACCGGCTGACCGGTGAGCCAGAACGATTTGAGTTCTATCAGTCGGTGCGGCTGTTGACGGGCATGCTGGCGCGGCGGCATCAAATGCCAGCCAATCGCATCGTTGGGGATTGGGTGCGCTTCCATGGCTCGCTCAAGCTGACTTTTCCACCCAGCGAGGTGGAAAGGCTCGATGATCTGGCGGCGGGCGAGGAAGCCACCCGAAAAACCAGTGCACGCTATGTCATGACCCCTACCTTCTTTGGGTTGACGGGGCCGACTGGGGTGTTGCCACGGTTTTATACCGAGATGCTGGTGGAGCGAGAGCTGCTCTATCGTGATCGGGCCGCCAAGGCTTTTCTGGATGTGTTTGCCAATCGGCTGACGACACTGTTCTATCGTGCCTGGCAGAAATACCGTCTGCCAATTCGCCATGAGATCGAGCCGCGCCGTGGTTACTTGCCCGAGCTGCTCAGGCTGGCGGGGGTGCATTTCGACAGCAACGCCCCGGATCGACAAAATCTCTGTGATGAATTGTCTGACGAAGTGTTTGCCGAGTATGCAGGTGTGTTGCGGCACCAGCCGGTTTCTGCGGTGAACATTTCCCGGGTGCTGGGTGATTTCTTTGAGGTGTGCGTCAAAGCGGAACAGTTTGTCGGACGATGGTTTGAGCTGGATGACAGCCAAGTCACCAAATTGGGGGGCGAATGCGCAACACTCGGCGTTAGTGCCTTTTGCGGTGGGCGTGTCTGGCAGCGTGATCAGCGGGTCAAGCTGATGATCGGCCCATTGAAGTTGGACGACTTTCGCCGTTTCCTGCCCAATGGCCACAATATGCGGGCAATGGCCAAGCTCCTGAAGTATTGGTGTGGATATACCTGCGAATGGGAAGTGGAACTCATTCTGCGCAAGGAAGACGTGCAACCGGTGCAGATCGTCAGCAGTGGGCTGGGCGCCATGCTGGGCCGGGACTCCTTCCTGGTCAGCAAGCCCGCAGAGCAGGATTTGACCGAAGCGCGTTACGAGTTGGTTTTCTAG
- the tssH gene encoding type VI secretion system ATPase TssH, which produces MSGNLKALISKLTPISRGAAERAANLCVSRGHYEVDIEHLFLSLLEEDDSDLCWLCKKYGISKTQLERDLAHELTQFKNGNTRTPVFSPHLPKLLEQAWLLASIESETSRIRSGHLLLALLTEPELQQLAHRASRLYAQFPLEELKHKLADVSANWPEAGQAVRMVEGEVESGSPVNQPQGALGKTPALDQFTTNLTQRALDGKIDPVIGRDTEIRQVIDILMRRRQNNPILTGEAGVGKTAVVEGLALRIAKNDVPPPLQGVALHVLDLGLLQAGASVKGEFENRLKNVIDEVKRSPHPIILFIDEAHTMIGAGGQAGQNDAANLLKPALARGELRTIAATTWSEYKKYFEKDAALTRRFQVVKVEEPALDVACDMLRAMSHLMEKHFSVRVLDEAIVEAVRLSARYITGRQLPDKAVSVLDTACARVALANSAKPEAIELIEKRLERLQVEMASLAREAATGTNHQKRLEELQAQQATLQSDIEQRRQRWEQEKRVADEIAALRLDIENEMQSAPEAEPTEKGKRRKPVLSPKAEQLEALKNQLTELQGEEPLVPVSVDGNVVAEIISAWTGIPLGKMVKDEIKTVLSLGEALRERVIGQNHAIEQVAQRVRTARANLEDPNKPKGVFMFVGPSGVGKTETALALADSLFGGERNLITINMSEYQEAHTVSALKGSPPGYVGYGEGGVLTEAVRRKPYSVVLLDEVEKAHPDVLEMFFQVFDKGVMDDSEGREIDFKNTIIILTSNVGSSTIMQACLNKPAEELPEPDELVEHLRPQLFKAFKPAFLGRMKVVPYYPIADDTLELIIRLKLDRVGKRIASNHKAEFHYDDSLVETVLSRCTEVDSGARNVDHILNGSVLPEIAEHVLAKLAEGKAIKKVKLSTNETGHIKYQIS; this is translated from the coding sequence ATGTCCGGCAACTTGAAAGCTCTCATCTCGAAACTGACTCCCATCAGCCGTGGCGCCGCAGAGCGGGCCGCCAATCTGTGTGTGTCACGTGGTCACTATGAAGTGGATATCGAACACCTGTTTCTGTCGCTTCTGGAGGAAGACGACAGCGATCTGTGCTGGCTATGTAAAAAATATGGCATCAGCAAGACCCAGCTGGAGCGGGATCTGGCTCATGAATTGACGCAATTCAAGAACGGCAACACCCGAACACCGGTCTTTTCACCGCACCTGCCCAAGTTGTTGGAGCAAGCATGGCTCCTGGCATCGATCGAGTCTGAAACCAGCCGGATCCGCAGTGGGCATCTGCTGCTGGCCTTGTTGACAGAGCCGGAGCTGCAGCAGCTGGCGCACCGCGCCTCCCGGCTGTACGCCCAGTTCCCGCTGGAAGAGCTCAAGCACAAGCTGGCTGACGTGTCAGCCAATTGGCCTGAGGCTGGACAGGCTGTCAGGATGGTGGAAGGGGAGGTGGAATCCGGTAGCCCGGTCAATCAGCCGCAAGGTGCGTTGGGCAAGACCCCGGCACTGGATCAGTTCACCACCAATCTGACGCAACGTGCGTTGGATGGCAAGATCGATCCGGTGATCGGTCGTGATACCGAGATCCGCCAAGTCATCGACATCTTGATGCGACGTCGACAAAACAACCCGATCCTGACTGGTGAGGCAGGTGTGGGCAAGACGGCTGTCGTAGAGGGGCTGGCCTTACGTATCGCCAAAAATGATGTGCCGCCACCCCTGCAAGGCGTGGCGCTGCATGTGCTGGACCTGGGCTTGTTGCAGGCCGGTGCCAGCGTCAAAGGTGAATTTGAAAACCGCCTGAAGAACGTGATCGATGAAGTCAAACGCAGCCCTCATCCGATCATTCTGTTCATTGACGAGGCGCACACCATGATCGGGGCGGGTGGCCAAGCGGGCCAGAATGATGCAGCTAACCTGCTGAAACCTGCGTTGGCTCGGGGCGAGCTGCGCACCATCGCGGCGACGACCTGGAGCGAGTACAAAAAGTATTTTGAGAAAGACGCCGCCCTGACCCGCCGGTTCCAGGTGGTGAAGGTTGAAGAGCCCGCGCTGGATGTCGCCTGCGATATGTTGCGTGCCATGTCACATTTGATGGAAAAGCACTTCTCGGTGCGCGTGCTGGATGAAGCGATCGTCGAGGCTGTCCGTTTGTCGGCGCGCTATATCACTGGCCGCCAATTGCCTGACAAGGCGGTCAGTGTACTGGATACGGCATGTGCCCGCGTGGCATTGGCCAATTCGGCCAAGCCGGAGGCCATCGAACTGATCGAAAAACGTCTGGAACGACTGCAGGTTGAGATGGCTTCGCTGGCCCGTGAGGCGGCCACCGGAACCAATCACCAGAAACGTCTGGAAGAGCTGCAAGCACAGCAGGCAACATTGCAATCCGATATCGAACAGCGCCGTCAACGTTGGGAGCAAGAGAAGCGGGTGGCGGATGAGATCGCTGCACTGCGGCTCGACATCGAAAACGAGATGCAGTCTGCACCGGAGGCAGAGCCGACGGAAAAAGGCAAGCGCCGCAAACCCGTGTTGTCACCCAAGGCTGAGCAACTGGAGGCGTTGAAGAACCAGCTGACTGAGCTGCAAGGCGAAGAGCCGCTGGTGCCGGTCAGTGTGGACGGCAATGTGGTGGCGGAGATCATCTCGGCCTGGACAGGCATCCCGCTGGGTAAAATGGTCAAGGATGAGATCAAGACGGTGCTCTCGTTGGGTGAGGCGCTGAGAGAGCGGGTGATCGGGCAGAATCACGCCATCGAGCAGGTGGCCCAGCGGGTGCGCACGGCCCGTGCCAATTTGGAAGACCCGAACAAGCCCAAGGGGGTGTTCATGTTTGTCGGGCCAAGCGGGGTGGGCAAGACCGAAACCGCCTTGGCGCTGGCAGACTCGTTGTTCGGCGGCGAGCGCAACCTGATTACCATCAATATGTCGGAGTATCAGGAAGCCCATACCGTGTCGGCATTGAAAGGCTCGCCACCGGGCTATGTCGGTTATGGGGAGGGGGGCGTGCTGACGGAAGCCGTGCGCCGCAAACCCTATAGCGTGGTGTTGCTCGATGAAGTCGAAAAAGCCCACCCGGATGTATTGGAAATGTTCTTCCAGGTGTTTGACAAAGGGGTGATGGATGATTCCGAAGGGCGCGAGATCGACTTCAAGAATACCATCATCATCCTCACATCGAATGTCGGTTCGTCCACCATCATGCAGGCGTGCCTCAACAAACCTGCCGAGGAGCTGCCGGAGCCAGATGAGTTGGTCGAGCACCTGCGACCTCAGCTGTTCAAGGCTTTCAAGCCAGCTTTCCTGGGGCGGATGAAAGTCGTACCGTATTACCCGATTGCCGATGATACGCTGGAGTTGATCATCCGCCTCAAGCTTGATCGGGTGGGTAAGCGCATCGCCAGCAACCACAAGGCAGAGTTCCATTACGACGACAGCCTGGTTGAAACGGTGCTCAGTCGTTGTACCGAGGTGGACAGCGGGGCGCGGAATGTCGATCACATCCTCAATGGCAGCGTATTGCCCGAGATTGCCGAGCATGTGTTGGCCAAATTGGCGGAAGGCAAGGCCATCAAGAAGGTGAAATTGAGTACCAACGAGACGGGCCATATCAAATATCAGATCAGTTGA